The Armatimonadota bacterium genome includes a window with the following:
- a CDS encoding DUF5518 domain-containing protein — translation MLLGVIVGFLVNVILTPVPFGPLAGGAVAALIAGGGAGRGALAGFLAGILGAVVGFFVLEALGIAIAGLVGAIVGAVGGAVLLALSLYEGIVSMIGGAVVGALRKR, via the coding sequence ATGTTGCTGGGCGTGATCGTCGGTTTCCTTGTCAACGTCATCCTGACGCCCGTCCCCTTCGGGCCGCTGGCGGGAGGGGCGGTGGCCGCGCTCATCGCCGGCGGCGGCGCAGGGCGCGGCGCGCTGGCCGGCTTCCTGGCGGGCATCCTCGGCGCCGTCGTAGGGTTCTTCGTCCTGGAAGCACTGGGGATCGCGATCGCCGGACTCGTGGGCGCGATCGTGGGTGCTGTAGGGGGTGCGGTCCTGCTGGCCCTCAGCCTCTACGAGGGCATCGTGAGCATGATCGGCGGCGCGGTCGTCGGCGCGCTGAGAAAGCGGTAG
- the thrS gene encoding threonine--tRNA ligase encodes MDARADRVRIRFADGTEASYPVGTRLVDIAKERGERDALAALVNGQPMDLSASAQCDAEVRFLRFDDPQGREIYWHSSAHLMAQAVKELFPDAKLAIGPPIADGFYYDIDIGRPLMPEDLDRIEARMRELARQDQPIERIEIPRDEAIRMYREMGEKYKLELLEDIRDERVSFYRQDGFVDMCRGPHLPSTGYIKAVKLLSTSGAYWRGDERREQLARIYGISFPDEGQLAEHLRLLEEAKRRDHRRLGRELDLFLISEDVGPGLVLWTQRGAVVREVAETFWKQLHREHGYELVYTPHIARAHLWETSGHLHWYRESMFGPMEVEEQRYLIKPMNCPFHMMLYRRETRSYRDLPMRIGELGTVYRYERSGVLHGLLRVRSFTQDDAHIFCRPDQLADEMDRVLDLAFTIYEAFGFRDYRVHLSVRDPNDFGKYAGSPHMWDTAESTLAAVLDRRGLPYARLEGEAVFYGPKIDIHLVDALNRPWQTATVQFDFNLPVRFGLTYVGEDGREHVPYVVHRALFGSMERFFGLLIEHYAGAFPMWLAPEQARLLPIADRHIAHAREAAAALRARGLRADVDGRNEKIGRKIRDAQLMKVPYMLVVGDREVRSGMVAVRHRSRGDLGSMSLEEFARRAHEEIASRAIS; translated from the coding sequence ATGGACGCACGGGCCGACAGGGTACGGATCCGGTTCGCCGACGGCACCGAGGCGAGCTATCCGGTCGGTACGCGCCTTGTCGACATCGCCAAGGAACGCGGCGAGCGTGATGCCCTGGCGGCCCTGGTGAACGGCCAACCCATGGACCTGTCCGCGTCAGCCCAATGCGACGCCGAGGTCCGGTTCCTGCGGTTCGACGACCCGCAGGGGCGGGAGATCTACTGGCACTCCTCCGCACACCTGATGGCGCAGGCCGTCAAGGAACTGTTCCCGGACGCCAAGCTCGCCATCGGCCCGCCGATCGCAGACGGCTTCTACTATGACATCGACATTGGCCGTCCGTTGATGCCGGAAGACCTGGACCGGATCGAAGCGCGCATGCGCGAGCTGGCGCGGCAGGATCAACCCATCGAGCGGATCGAGATCCCCCGCGACGAGGCGATCCGCATGTACCGCGAGATGGGAGAGAAGTACAAGCTGGAGCTGCTCGAGGACATCCGCGACGAGCGGGTGTCCTTCTATCGGCAGGACGGTTTCGTGGACATGTGCCGGGGGCCGCACCTGCCGAGCACCGGGTACATCAAGGCGGTGAAGCTGCTGAGCACGTCGGGCGCGTACTGGCGCGGTGACGAGCGGCGCGAGCAGCTTGCCCGGATTTACGGCATCAGCTTCCCCGACGAAGGCCAGCTCGCCGAACACCTGCGGCTGCTCGAAGAAGCCAAGAGGCGAGACCATCGCCGGCTCGGACGAGAGCTGGACCTGTTCTTGATCAGCGAGGACGTGGGCCCCGGTCTGGTTCTGTGGACGCAGCGTGGCGCCGTCGTCCGAGAGGTCGCGGAGACCTTCTGGAAGCAGCTGCATCGCGAGCACGGGTACGAACTCGTGTACACGCCGCACATCGCCCGTGCCCACCTGTGGGAGACGAGCGGTCATCTGCACTGGTACCGGGAGAGCATGTTCGGGCCGATGGAAGTTGAAGAGCAGCGCTACCTGATCAAGCCGATGAACTGCCCGTTTCACATGATGCTCTACCGTCGGGAGACCCGATCGTACCGTGACCTGCCGATGCGCATCGGGGAACTCGGGACGGTCTACCGGTACGAGCGCTCCGGAGTGCTGCACGGTCTGCTGCGCGTGCGCAGCTTCACGCAGGACGACGCACACATCTTCTGCCGTCCCGACCAGCTCGCCGACGAGATGGACCGGGTGCTGGACCTGGCGTTCACGATCTACGAGGCATTCGGATTTCGGGACTACAGGGTTCACCTCTCGGTCCGCGATCCGAATGACTTCGGGAAGTATGCGGGCAGCCCCCATATGTGGGATACGGCCGAGAGCACGCTGGCCGCCGTGCTCGACCGCAGGGGCCTTCCGTATGCGCGCCTGGAGGGCGAGGCGGTCTTCTACGGGCCCAAGATCGACATCCACCTGGTCGACGCGCTGAACCGGCCGTGGCAGACGGCCACCGTGCAGTTCGACTTCAACCTGCCGGTGCGGTTCGGGCTGACCTACGTGGGCGAGGACGGCCGCGAGCACGTTCCCTACGTGGTGCACCGGGCGCTGTTCGGTTCGATGGAGCGCTTCTTCGGGCTGCTCATCGAGCACTACGCGGGCGCATTCCCGATGTGGCTGGCTCCGGAGCAGGCCCGCCTGCTGCCGATCGCCGACCGGCACATCGCCCACGCCCGGGAAGCGGCGGCGGCCCTGCGTGCCCGGGGACTGCGGGCAGACGTCGACGGCCGAAATGAGAAGATCGGTCGGAAGATCCGGGACGCGCAACTGATGAAGGTTCCGTACATGCTGGTCGTCGGGGACCGGGAAGTACGCTCCGGCATGGTCGCGGTGCGTCATCGTTCGCGGGGCGACCTGGGTTCGATGTCCCTGGAGGAATTTGCGCGGCGCGCGCACGAAGAGATCGCGTCGCGCGCCATTTCGTAG
- a CDS encoding YraN family protein, translating to MNRRRIGTDAEEAAVAALRRAGYRVVARNVRFRFGEIDVVCDQGGTLVFVEVKARRTADRGNPFEAVTLHKQRRIARLAEAYLQRHRARHPVCRFDVVAVELGPTGEPVAVEILPDAFRL from the coding sequence ATGAACCGACGGCGGATCGGGACTGACGCGGAGGAGGCGGCGGTCGCGGCGCTGCGGCGGGCCGGCTACCGGGTCGTGGCGCGCAACGTGCGGTTCCGGTTCGGGGAGATCGACGTGGTGTGTGATCAGGGCGGTACGCTGGTGTTCGTGGAAGTGAAGGCGAGGAGGACGGCGGACCGCGGGAATCCCTTCGAGGCGGTGACGCTGCACAAACAGCGTCGCATCGCTCGCCTGGCCGAAGCCTACCTGCAGCGTCACCGGGCGAGGCACCCCGTCTGCCGGTTCGACGTGGTGGCCGTAGAACTCGGACCGACGGGAGAGCCGGTCGCCGTCGAGATCCTGCCCGATGCGTTTCGCCTGTAG
- a CDS encoding ribonuclease HII — protein MQQRGQPLLRPGPDPERRRPRVRRLLAAHADGRGALTARGARGRVSLYRVEREAWRAGYAWVAGVDEAGRGPLAGPVVAAAVIFGRQTRIPGLDDSKRLAPSVRAVVAEHIRRRALAWAVATASVEEIDRMNILHAARLAMRRAVEGLIVVPSLVLVDGRSGLYLPIPQRTIVNGDAQVACIAAASILAKVERDRIMTELDALYPGYGFARHKGYACAEHFAAIRALGPSPVHRRSFSPFRADALWGDEPTADRD, from the coding sequence GTGCAACAGCGAGGACAGCCGCTTCTTCGGCCTGGTCCCGATCCAGAACGTCGTCGGCCGCGCGTTCGTCGTCTACTGGCCGCCCACGCGGATGGGCGTGGTGCGCTGACAGCCCGCGGGGCGCGGGGGCGTGTCTCGCTCTACCGCGTTGAGCGGGAGGCCTGGCGGGCTGGGTACGCCTGGGTCGCGGGAGTGGACGAGGCCGGGCGCGGGCCCCTGGCCGGCCCGGTGGTGGCGGCCGCGGTCATCTTCGGGCGCCAGACCCGGATCCCGGGATTGGACGACAGCAAGAGACTGGCGCCGTCCGTGCGGGCGGTGGTGGCCGAGCACATCCGCCGCCGCGCGCTGGCGTGGGCGGTCGCGACCGCGTCCGTCGAGGAGATCGACCGGATGAACATCCTGCATGCCGCGCGCCTGGCGATGCGGCGGGCGGTGGAAGGGCTGATCGTCGTGCCGTCGCTGGTGCTGGTGGATGGGCGCTCGGGCCTGTACCTGCCGATCCCCCAGCGTACGATCGTGAACGGGGACGCGCAGGTGGCCTGCATCGCGGCGGCGTCGATCCTCGCCAAGGTCGAGCGTGACCGCATCATGACCGAACTGGACGCCCTCTACCCCGGCTACGGGTTCGCCCGCCACAAGGGGTACGCCTGCGCCGAACACTTCGCGGCGATCCGCGCGCTGGGGCCGAGCCCGGTTCACCGCCGGTCTTTCTCTCCGTTCCGCGCCGACGCGCTGTGGGGCGATGAACCGACGGCGGATCGGGACTGA
- the lepB gene encoding signal peptidase I, with amino-acid sequence MVNLRESLSSVSLPEMSIPVIIMVVAVALVVLRLAVKRAYLFSPSVRRVFIETLDAAVFAVVLAFVIITFVVQAFFIPSGSMEPTLHIGDRILVAKFYYRLAPVQRGDVIVFRYPLNPGKDFVKRVVGLPGDRVELRQGVVFLNGRPRPDLTPLGGDRACAQNFGPKTVTPNHLFVMGDNRCNSEDSRFFGLVPIQNVVGRAFVVYWPPTRMGVVR; translated from the coding sequence ATGGTCAACCTCAGGGAGTCGCTGTCGTCCGTGTCGCTTCCCGAGATGAGCATCCCGGTGATCATCATGGTGGTCGCTGTGGCGCTCGTCGTGCTCCGGCTGGCGGTCAAGCGTGCCTATCTGTTCTCCCCCTCGGTGCGGCGCGTCTTCATCGAGACGCTCGACGCCGCGGTGTTCGCGGTCGTGCTGGCGTTCGTCATCATCACCTTCGTCGTACAGGCCTTCTTCATCCCCTCGGGATCGATGGAGCCGACCCTCCACATTGGCGACCGCATTCTCGTCGCCAAGTTCTACTACCGCCTGGCGCCGGTCCAGCGCGGAGACGTGATCGTCTTCCGGTATCCTCTGAACCCCGGCAAGGACTTCGTCAAGCGGGTGGTCGGATTGCCGGGCGACCGTGTGGAACTGCGGCAAGGCGTGGTGTTCCTGAACGGGCGCCCGCGCCCGGATCTGACGCCCCTCGGCGGCGACCGTGCGTGCGCCCAGAACTTCGGCCCGAAGACGGTGACCCCGAACCACCTGTTCGTGATGGGGGACAACCGGTGCAACAGCGAGGACAGCCGCTTCTTCGGCCTGGTCCCGATCCAGAACGTCGTCGGCCGCGCGTTCGTCGTCTACTGGCCGCCCACGCGGATGGGCGTGGTGCGCTGA
- the rplS gene encoding 50S ribosomal protein L19, with product MDKTMLVEQPQLKSKIPDFGPGDTVRVHMKVIEGGRERVQAFEGVVVGRRGGGLRETFTVRRISHGVGVERIFPLHSPRLDRVDVVRRGRVRRAKLYYLRDKVGKQTRIRERR from the coding sequence ATGGACAAGACGATGCTGGTCGAGCAGCCGCAGTTGAAATCGAAGATACCGGACTTCGGACCCGGGGACACAGTGCGCGTCCACATGAAGGTGATCGAGGGCGGCAGAGAGCGCGTGCAGGCCTTCGAGGGGGTCGTGGTCGGCCGCCGCGGCGGCGGGTTGCGCGAGACCTTCACGGTCAGGCGGATCTCGCACGGGGTCGGCGTGGAGCGCATCTTCCCGCTGCACTCTCCGCGGCTGGACCGCGTCGACGTGGTCAGGCGCGGACGCGTGCGCCGTGCGAAGCTGTACTACCTGCGGGACAAGGTGGGCAAGCAGACGCGCATCCGGGAGCGGCGCTAG
- the trmD gene encoding tRNA (guanosine(37)-N1)-methyltransferase TrmD has translation MSHDQAARLRIDIVTIFPQAMAPLQMSVLGRAQARGILAVRVWDLRDFATDRHRTTDDYPYGGGPGMVMKAEPFFAAVRAITAEAGRPDRILLTSPQGRRFDQATARELSRLSHLVVLCGHYEGVDERVVLGLGAEEISIGDYVLTGGELAALVIVDATARLVPGVVGDRGSVEADSFSGGLLDFPHYTRPPEVEGLRVPEVLLSGHHAEIARWRRKEALRRTARRRPDLLAAAELGPEDRKLLEEIEGEDAHAPERDVNAGESGRGPA, from the coding sequence ATGAGCCACGACCAGGCCGCGCGTCTGCGGATCGACATCGTGACGATCTTTCCGCAGGCGATGGCCCCCCTGCAGATGAGCGTGCTGGGCCGCGCGCAGGCGCGCGGTATCCTCGCGGTGCGCGTCTGGGACCTTCGGGACTTCGCGACCGACCGGCACCGCACCACCGACGACTACCCGTACGGCGGCGGCCCGGGGATGGTCATGAAGGCCGAGCCGTTCTTCGCCGCGGTGCGCGCGATCACCGCGGAGGCGGGGCGGCCCGACAGGATCCTGTTGACCTCGCCGCAGGGGAGACGGTTCGACCAGGCGACGGCCAGGGAGCTCAGCCGACTGTCGCACCTGGTCGTGCTGTGCGGCCACTACGAGGGTGTGGACGAGAGGGTCGTGCTGGGACTGGGCGCGGAGGAGATCTCCATCGGCGACTACGTGCTGACCGGAGGCGAACTCGCGGCCCTCGTGATCGTCGATGCGACGGCGCGGCTGGTGCCCGGGGTCGTCGGCGACCGGGGATCGGTGGAGGCCGACTCGTTCAGCGGCGGATTGTTGGACTTCCCGCACTACACACGCCCCCCCGAGGTGGAAGGGTTGCGGGTGCCAGAGGTGTTGCTGTCCGGCCACCACGCAGAGATCGCCCGATGGCGGCGGAAGGAAGCGCTGCGGCGGACGGCCCGCAGGCGGCCGGACCTGCTGGCGGCGGCCGAGCTCGGCCCCGAAGACCGGAAGCTGTTGGAAGAGATCGAAGGGGAGGACGCCCACGCACCGGAGAGGGACGTGAACGCCGGGGAGTCCGGCCGGGGGCCCGCGTAG
- the rimM gene encoding ribosome maturation factor RimM (Essential for efficient processing of 16S rRNA): MAGPTGRPAPRTLRIGVVMRPHGIHGEVRVRPDTDFPDRFRTLRRVLVVRGDRTTAYGVERVRSAGETFLVKLTGVDTPETARELSGASLHVEREDAPPLPEGRFYVHDVIGMEVTTTDGEPLGWVAEVLRTGANDVYAVRGGGREVLIPAVRDVVAELDPRGGRMVVRLIPGLVDDR, encoded by the coding sequence ATGGCCGGACCCACGGGCAGGCCCGCACCGAGGACTCTCCGGATCGGTGTCGTGATGCGCCCGCACGGGATCCACGGAGAGGTGCGCGTGCGGCCGGACACCGACTTCCCCGACCGGTTTCGGACGTTGCGCCGGGTGCTCGTGGTGCGTGGGGATCGGACGACCGCCTACGGGGTCGAACGTGTGCGAAGCGCCGGCGAGACGTTCCTCGTGAAGCTGACGGGTGTGGACACGCCGGAGACCGCGCGCGAACTGAGCGGTGCCTCTCTCCACGTGGAGCGCGAGGACGCCCCGCCTCTTCCGGAAGGCCGGTTTTACGTCCACGACGTGATCGGGATGGAGGTGACGACCACCGACGGCGAGCCCCTCGGGTGGGTCGCGGAGGTCTTGCGGACCGGGGCGAACGACGTGTATGCGGTGCGCGGCGGAGGCCGGGAAGTCCTGATCCCGGCGGTCCGGGACGTGGTGGCGGAGTTGGACCCCCGCGGTGGCCGCATGGTCGTGCGTCTAATTCCCGGGCTGGTGGACGACCGATGA
- a CDS encoding YlqD family protein: MASITVIRPVVVKAIVTENFKDLYRRELEEALRRVEEVLNQIETQLRRLDLERQVSPQSRGLRQQLELERTRQEMVRAELRDRLREAENLVLNSEFPQTTVDSQLEIRVGDNLFSKLTRTEIVVKDGIVMEIRQG; encoded by the coding sequence ATGGCGTCAATCACAGTGATCCGGCCCGTGGTGGTCAAGGCGATCGTCACGGAGAACTTCAAGGACCTGTACCGGCGGGAACTCGAGGAGGCGCTTCGACGGGTCGAGGAAGTCCTCAACCAGATCGAGACGCAGTTGCGGCGTCTGGACCTTGAGCGGCAGGTGTCGCCCCAGAGCCGTGGGCTTCGCCAGCAGCTGGAACTGGAGCGCACGCGCCAGGAGATGGTACGGGCCGAGCTCCGTGACCGTCTGCGGGAGGCGGAGAATCTCGTGCTGAACAGCGAGTTTCCGCAGACCACGGTCGACTCGCAGCTGGAGATCCGGGTGGGCGACAACCTCTTCAGCAAGCTCACCCGCACCGAGATCGTCGTGAAGGACGGCATCGTCATGGAGATCCGGCAGGGGTAG
- a CDS encoding KH domain-containing protein: MRELVEHIVMGIVDDPTAVEVSEVEHARGKVVRVRVAPEDVGKVIGRNGRVARAVRILARAAARRRGRDAVMVEIEGG; the protein is encoded by the coding sequence ATGCGGGAGTTGGTCGAGCACATCGTCATGGGCATCGTCGACGATCCGACCGCCGTCGAGGTCTCGGAGGTGGAGCATGCCCGAGGTAAGGTGGTGCGGGTGCGGGTGGCCCCCGAAGACGTCGGCAAGGTCATCGGTCGCAATGGCCGTGTCGCGCGCGCAGTGCGCATCCTCGCGCGGGCGGCCGCGCGCCGCAGGGGGCGCGACGCGGTCATGGTGGAAATCGAGGGCGGATGA
- the rpsP gene encoding 30S ribosomal protein S16 produces the protein MAVKIRLMRMGQRHQPVYRVVVADSRSPRSGRYIEVIGQYNPRTEPSTIHINAEKAIAWLERGARPSDAARVLLRKTGILRQWQERARSKA, from the coding sequence ATGGCGGTGAAGATTCGGTTGATGCGCATGGGGCAGCGCCACCAGCCCGTGTACCGGGTGGTCGTGGCAGACTCGCGGTCGCCCCGCAGCGGCCGGTACATCGAGGTGATCGGCCAGTACAACCCGCGCACGGAACCGTCGACGATCCACATCAACGCCGAGAAGGCGATCGCCTGGCTGGAGCGGGGCGCGCGTCCGTCGGACGCGGCGCGGGTCCTGCTGCGGAAGACCGGCATCCTCCGACAGTGGCAGGAGCGGGCGAGGTCCAAGGCATGA
- the ffh gene encoding signal recognition particle protein, with amino-acid sequence MFETLQERLGGVFRKLSGRGALRIEDVDAALREVRLALLEADVNFKVVREFVARVRDAAVGQEIWKSLSPAQQVIQIVHAELTRLLGTAHRELAPAPKPPTVVLMCGLHGTGKTTQAAKIALHLRRRGRRPLLVAADLHRPAAVKQLQVVGASAGVPVFHRDWTDPVAVAEAAIEHARSQGSDFVIVDSAGRMHVDETLMDEIRRLREAICPHHVLLVVDAMTGQEAVGVADRFQAAVGIDGIVLTKMDGDARGGAALSVVAVTGQPILFVGTGEKLDALEPFHPERVASRILGMGDVLTLVERAQEAIGAERAAELERKIRRAEFTLEDFRQQLREVRRMGPLQNLIDMIPGMAGRRALRAEVDESQLGRVEAIVNSMTPAERRDPAILNASRKRRIARGSGTTVQDVNRLLRQFEETKRMMKRFEAVGRRGRKPPFPI; translated from the coding sequence ATGTTCGAGACCCTGCAGGAACGGCTCGGCGGAGTCTTCCGGAAGCTGAGCGGCCGCGGTGCGCTGCGGATCGAGGACGTCGATGCCGCCCTGCGCGAGGTGCGCCTGGCCCTGCTGGAAGCGGACGTCAACTTCAAGGTCGTGCGAGAGTTCGTTGCGCGCGTGCGCGACGCGGCCGTCGGTCAGGAAATCTGGAAGAGCCTGAGCCCCGCCCAGCAGGTCATCCAGATCGTACACGCCGAGCTGACGCGGTTGCTGGGGACCGCCCACCGCGAACTCGCACCGGCGCCGAAGCCGCCGACCGTCGTCCTGATGTGCGGTCTGCACGGAACCGGCAAGACGACGCAGGCGGCCAAGATTGCGCTCCACCTGCGCAGGCGCGGCCGGCGGCCGCTGCTGGTGGCCGCGGACCTCCACCGCCCAGCCGCCGTCAAGCAGTTGCAGGTGGTCGGGGCGTCGGCGGGCGTGCCGGTGTTCCACCGGGACTGGACCGACCCGGTGGCGGTGGCGGAGGCGGCGATCGAGCACGCCCGCTCTCAGGGATCGGACTTCGTTATCGTGGACAGCGCCGGCCGGATGCACGTGGACGAGACGTTGATGGACGAGATCCGACGGCTGCGGGAGGCGATCTGTCCGCATCACGTGCTTCTGGTCGTCGACGCGATGACGGGCCAGGAAGCGGTCGGCGTCGCGGATCGGTTCCAGGCCGCGGTGGGCATCGACGGGATCGTGCTCACGAAGATGGACGGCGATGCGCGGGGCGGGGCGGCGCTGTCGGTGGTTGCGGTGACGGGTCAGCCGATTTTGTTCGTGGGAACGGGCGAGAAGCTGGATGCGCTCGAACCCTTCCATCCTGAGCGCGTCGCGTCCCGCATCCTGGGCATGGGCGACGTTTTGACGCTGGTGGAGCGGGCACAGGAGGCGATCGGAGCCGAGAGGGCGGCCGAACTGGAGCGCAAGATACGCCGGGCCGAGTTCACGCTGGAGGACTTCCGCCAGCAGCTGCGCGAGGTGCGCAGGATGGGCCCGCTGCAGAACCTGATCGACATGATTCCGGGGATGGCGGGGCGCCGGGCCCTTCGGGCCGAGGTCGATGAATCGCAGCTCGGTCGGGTCGAGGCGATCGTGAACTCGATGACGCCGGCCGAGCGCCGCGACCCGGCGATCCTCAACGCCAGCCGCAAGCGACGGATTGCCCGGGGCAGCGGAACGACCGTGCAGGACGTCAACCGGTTGCTCCGGCAGTTCGAGGAGACCAAGCGGATGATGAAGCGGTTCGAAGCGGTGGGACGGCGGGGCAGGAAGCCGCCGTTTCCGATCTGA
- a CDS encoding methyltransferase, with translation MTQHYFSERPRTRSHRRTVRFSFRGRAFLFETDRAVFSHGAVDRGTRLLLEALEIGPTDTVLDVGCGYGVIGIVAASAAPGGCAVLTDVNERAVALSRDNARRNGLANVEVLLGAGYEPVRGRRFDVIATNPPIRAGRGVVEGIIEGAPEHLKPGGRFYLVARTGMGAKTLGRIVARIFGNAEEVERGGGFRVYKAVRACSRPCRNGSAESSGS, from the coding sequence GTGACCCAGCACTACTTCTCCGAGCGTCCCCGGACGCGTTCGCACCGGCGCACGGTGCGTTTTTCCTTCCGGGGCCGTGCGTTTCTGTTCGAGACCGACCGGGCGGTGTTCTCGCACGGCGCGGTGGATCGCGGCACCCGCCTGTTGCTGGAGGCCCTCGAGATCGGGCCGACCGACACGGTGCTCGACGTCGGGTGCGGGTACGGTGTGATCGGAATCGTCGCCGCATCGGCCGCACCGGGCGGGTGCGCGGTGCTGACGGACGTGAACGAGCGTGCGGTGGCGCTGAGCCGGGACAACGCGCGGCGCAACGGCCTGGCCAATGTCGAGGTACTCTTGGGAGCGGGCTACGAGCCGGTGCGCGGCCGGCGGTTCGACGTCATCGCCACGAACCCGCCGATCCGGGCTGGACGAGGCGTCGTCGAGGGCATCATCGAAGGGGCCCCCGAGCACCTCAAGCCGGGCGGCCGCTTCTACCTAGTCGCCCGGACCGGGATGGGTGCGAAGACGCTGGGCAGGATCGTCGCCCGGATCTTCGGCAACGCGGAGGAGGTCGAACGGGGCGGTGGGTTTCGGGTGTACAAGGCGGTGAGGGCATGTTCGAGACCCTGCAGGAACGGCTCGGCGGAGTCTTCCGGAAGCTGA
- a CDS encoding sigma factor-like helix-turn-helix DNA-binding protein — MATDRLLADRLAVIRLFDVYARLLTPRQQRLIAMYFHDDLSLSEIAERFGVTRQAIHDGIRRSLAELARYEELLGIVQRGRGDDRRRAAILREIEALEEEIARLRDAEAAGRLQARARAIREMV; from the coding sequence ATGGCGACGGATCGGTTGCTGGCAGATCGACTGGCGGTGATTCGCCTGTTCGACGTCTACGCGCGTTTGCTCACGCCGCGGCAGCAGCGGCTGATCGCGATGTATTTCCACGACGATCTGTCGCTGTCGGAAATTGCCGAGCGGTTCGGCGTGACGCGGCAGGCGATCCACGACGGCATCCGTCGGTCGTTGGCGGAACTGGCGCGATACGAGGAGCTGTTGGGAATCGTGCAGCGGGGTCGGGGAGACGATCGGCGACGCGCAGCGATCCTCAGGGAGATCGAGGCGCTCGAAGAGGAGATCGCCCGGCTGCGCGACGCGGAGGCGGCAGGACGCCTGCAGGCGCGGGCGCGCGCGATCCGCGAGATGGTGTGA
- a CDS encoding MFS transporter: MRGEWRWLTALCIAHIATMLPFANYAAALPILRAEWGLSAAEAGAVFAAQQIGYVIAVVVLSTLTDRVGVRVVYLGSALWNGVFGVLFALGARDLASALVLRGLAGAGLAGTYAPGMRLVVHRFPAAGRGAAMGLYISCFGLGTGASLLLTGLLLRLDWRVALWVTALGPFAAFGIAWAIAPDTPRSTSRMGANIVEVLRNARAMRFATAYAAHNWELFGMRAWLPAFLTVLWAAQEASVLEASSKAAAVASAVLAAGAVSNALGGWVSDRLGRRRTIALCLVGSAACSLGIGWSLPMGPGVVLSVALVYGLLITAESSALSAAVAESARMETLGAAMAVQSGLGFVAAAAAPAVFGLILDATATSWGWAFASLGLVALTGALVVARVPATTHPVAGGGGV; the protein is encoded by the coding sequence ATGCGCGGCGAGTGGCGGTGGCTGACGGCTCTGTGCATCGCACACATCGCCACGATGCTCCCATTCGCCAACTACGCGGCCGCGCTGCCGATCCTGCGCGCCGAGTGGGGTCTGAGCGCGGCGGAGGCCGGAGCGGTCTTCGCGGCCCAGCAGATCGGATATGTGATCGCCGTGGTCGTGCTGAGCACGCTGACCGACCGCGTGGGGGTCCGCGTGGTGTACCTCGGGTCGGCGCTGTGGAACGGTGTCTTCGGCGTGCTGTTCGCACTCGGCGCGCGCGACCTGGCCTCGGCGCTCGTGCTGAGGGGCCTGGCCGGCGCGGGCCTGGCCGGGACCTACGCCCCGGGGATGCGCCTGGTGGTGCACCGCTTCCCTGCGGCCGGCCGCGGTGCCGCGATGGGGCTGTACATCTCCTGCTTCGGTCTGGGCACGGGCGCGTCTTTGCTGCTCACCGGGCTGTTGTTGCGGCTGGACTGGCGTGTCGCGCTCTGGGTGACCGCACTGGGCCCGTTCGCGGCGTTCGGCATCGCGTGGGCGATCGCGCCCGACACGCCGCGCAGCACATCCCGCATGGGGGCCAACATCGTCGAGGTGCTGCGCAACGCGCGGGCGATGCGGTTTGCGACGGCCTACGCGGCGCACAACTGGGAACTGTTCGGCATGCGGGCGTGGCTCCCGGCGTTCCTGACGGTGCTGTGGGCCGCACAGGAGGCGTCGGTCCTCGAGGCTTCCTCGAAGGCCGCCGCCGTGGCGTCGGCCGTCCTCGCGGCAGGCGCCGTCAGCAACGCCCTCGGCGGGTGGGTGTCCGACCGGCTGGGTCGTCGCCGTACGATCGCGCTGTGCCTGGTCGGATCGGCCGCCTGTTCGCTGGGCATCGGCTGGAGCCTACCGATGGGCCCGGGGGTGGTTCTCTCGGTGGCTTTGGTGTACGGGTTGCTGATCACAGCCGAGTCGTCGGCGCTGTCGGCGGCCGTGGCCGAGTCGGCGAGGATGGAGACGCTGGGCGCGGCGATGGCCGTGCAGTCGGGGCTAGGATTCGTCGCCGCGGCGGCCGCCCCGGCGGTGTTCGGGTTGATCCTCGATGCCACCGCGACGTCGTGGGGCTGGGCTTTTGCGTCCTTGGGCCTGGTCGCGCTCACCGGCGCGCTGGTGGTCGCGCGAGTGCCCGCCACCACCCATCCGGTTGCCGGCGGCGGCGGAGTGTGA